In Thermodesulfobacteriota bacterium, the genomic window CCCGGGCCAGGCGGGCCACCTTGGCGACGCGCGTCTCCGCGATCTCCCGTGGGTAGACGCCCGCCACCCCGACTCCCTTGCGGTGCACGTGCAGCATGATCTCCACGGCCTCGCCCTCGGTTCGATGGAAGACGGTGACGAGCACGCTCACCACGAACTCCATG contains:
- the clpS gene encoding ATP-dependent Clp protease adapter ClpS, translated to MSLTRGLPGAEHDQATAVRRKERLRRPRLYKVLLHNDDYTTMEFVVSVLVTVFHRTEGEAVEIMLHVHRKGVGVAGVYPREIAETRVAKVARLAREAEFPLRCTMEPTG